A window of the Pyrodictium abyssi genome harbors these coding sequences:
- a CDS encoding HD domain-containing protein: MARLLEALDREELRFSGTRTLRGHSLLVAYYASVIAARLGLDPVVYYLAGLLHDYGKLEARARGLDEEEYTAGAARGLLEGLGAPRQLAEAVAEVLRRGTTGDPVLGDADVVSKLGLRGLAEFVAKWTARGSDLAGMLVEGLPRELTVARNVDRYLCTGAAREIAAQLAGETLEAYRRLLEEAEEALGLGLRLEERSVEDVTAVFVALERCPRCLREGLEKRLEPRRGRVCRGYKLVHWCPRCGWTGSGGVCLPRRRCTGSEAGDACPACRG; this comes from the coding sequence GTGGCCCGGTTGCTTGAGGCTCTTGACCGTGAGGAGTTGCGGTTCTCGGGGACGCGTACGCTCCGGGGCCACTCGCTCCTCGTGGCCTACTACGCCTCCGTCATAGCTGCTAGGCTTGGCCTGGACCCCGTGGTGTACTACCTGGCGGGGCTCCTCCACGACTACGGTAAGCTGGAGGCACGGGCCCGGGGCCTAGACGAGGAGGAGTACACCGCCGGGGCGGCCCGGGGCCTGCTAGAGGGGCTCGGCGCGCCTAGGCAGCTAGCCGAGGCTGTCGCGGAGGTCCTCCGCCGCGGGACCACCGGCGACCCGGTGCTCGGCGACGCCGACGTTGTCTCGAAGCTCGGGCTCCGAGGCCTCGCCGAGTTCGTGGCGAAGTGGACTGCGCGGGGCAGCGACCTTGCAGGGATGCTGGTCGAAGGGCTCCCCAGGGAGCTGACGGTGGCCCGTAACGTGGACAGGTACCTCTGCACCGGGGCCGCCAGGGAGATCGCAGCGCAGCTCGCCGGGGAGACGCTGGAGGCCTACAGGAGGCTCCTAGAGGAGGCTGAGGAGGCGCTAGGCCTAGGCCTCCGGCTAGAGGAGAGAAGCGTCGAGGACGTAACCGCCGTCTTCGTCGCGCTAGAGCGCTGCCCCCGCTGCCTCCGGGAGGGGCTCGAGAAGCGCCTAGAGCCGCGCCGAGGCCGAGTATGCAGGGGCTACAAGCTTGTGCACTGGTGCCCCCGCTGCGGCTGGACAGGTTCCGGCGGAGTATGCCTCCCGAGGAGGCGCTGCACAGGTTCAGAGGCTGGTGACGCGTGCCCGGCCTGCCGGGGGTAG
- a CDS encoding type II toxin-antitoxin system VapC family toxin, whose protein sequence is MKALFDASSILMAIRRYGSRAYEVLRGSYTISLALYKVGNAVWKESTLLGTLSVVEAKDVLKAAYALIERMNIVAPRDPILVLTVAHELRTTFYDSAYVVAASENHLTLITEDKKLARKVNKEAKRLAELLGEEPRVLSLDQLQEPG, encoded by the coding sequence GTGAAAGCCCTCTTCGACGCTTCTAGCATACTAATGGCTATAAGAAGGTACGGGTCAAGAGCATACGAGGTGCTACGCGGCAGTTACACCATAAGCTTGGCGCTCTACAAGGTCGGGAATGCCGTCTGGAAGGAGTCCACACTCCTGGGCACTCTGTCCGTGGTAGAGGCTAAGGATGTGCTAAAAGCCGCTTATGCTCTCATAGAGAGGATGAATATCGTGGCTCCTAGGGACCCTATTCTGGTCCTTACCGTAGCTCATGAACTCCGGACTACCTTCTACGATTCAGCCTACGTAGTAGCGGCTTCGGAAAACCACCTAACCCTTATAACGGAGGATAAAAAGCTCGCCAGGAAGGTGAATAAAGAAGCAAAGAGACTAGCAGAGCTACTCGGCGAAGAACCCCGTGTCCTATCACTCGATCAACTTCAAGAGCCGGGCTAA
- a CDS encoding molybdenum cofactor biosynthesis protein MoaE, producing the protein MAEECRVRVIGLVGGAFLDEEHSVEGASTAGELVERLGLGGAAVYAGGRRLEPSDQLPRGCQGVAVLAPPPGVLLARVAEPGERVDLDGLSRLMARRATLLGGGALVAFMGFVKGRVGGAEVSRLEYEALEPHATRRLRELAEKYAGLPGVIDVAAIHYQGGLGPGDPTIYILVTAVTRSIAFHAAALLLEEVKHSVPIYKLERRSDGDYWILGDGTRIPRGTERQTHPQL; encoded by the coding sequence TTGGCCGAGGAGTGCAGGGTACGGGTCATAGGGCTTGTGGGCGGGGCTTTCCTGGACGAGGAGCACAGCGTGGAAGGGGCCTCCACCGCGGGCGAGCTGGTCGAGAGGCTCGGCCTGGGCGGCGCAGCGGTATACGCTGGCGGCAGGAGGCTCGAGCCCAGCGACCAGCTGCCAAGAGGCTGCCAGGGCGTAGCCGTGCTCGCCCCGCCGCCCGGCGTGCTGCTCGCCAGGGTAGCCGAGCCCGGAGAGAGGGTGGACCTCGACGGGCTCTCCCGGCTCATGGCCCGGCGCGCAACGCTACTGGGAGGCGGCGCCCTCGTAGCCTTCATGGGGTTCGTGAAGGGCCGGGTAGGCGGCGCGGAGGTCTCGAGGCTGGAGTACGAGGCGCTGGAGCCCCACGCCACCAGGAGGCTCCGGGAGCTCGCCGAGAAGTACGCAGGGCTCCCCGGCGTGATAGACGTCGCCGCTATACACTACCAGGGGGGCCTCGGGCCCGGCGACCCCACGATATACATCCTAGTAACCGCCGTGACCCGTAGCATCGCGTTCCACGCTGCCGCACTGCTGCTGGAGGAGGTCAAGCACAGTGTCCCGATATACAAGCTCGAGCGCCGTAGCGACGGCGACTACTGGATACTAGGCGACGGCACAAGGATACCCCGAGGAACAGAACGACAAACACACCCACAACTATAA
- a CDS encoding PaREP1 family protein, translating into MASAVVVRLPRSDAERLEREASRLGIGLEEYVLELLLRNLDPLERAREYAEAARGLLERAREELERGDVRQAAGEAWGAAALAVKAYAAWRDGKRLTSHEGLWEYKRVMKKDLGERVSDAWYAGQSMHVCFYEGWCAREGVEEALERIKRLVEEVEKRVEA; encoded by the coding sequence TTGGCTAGTGCTGTGGTTGTTAGGCTTCCCCGCAGTGACGCTGAGAGGCTGGAGCGCGAGGCTAGCAGGCTCGGCATAGGCCTGGAGGAGTACGTGCTAGAGCTCCTCCTCCGGAACCTGGACCCGCTGGAGAGGGCGAGGGAATACGCTGAGGCTGCAAGGGGCCTCCTAGAGCGGGCGAGAGAGGAGCTAGAGAGGGGTGATGTCCGGCAGGCTGCCGGGGAGGCCTGGGGCGCTGCAGCGCTGGCCGTGAAGGCCTACGCGGCGTGGCGGGATGGCAAGAGGTTGACAAGCCATGAGGGGCTATGGGAGTACAAGAGGGTGATGAAGAAGGATCTCGGTGAACGGGTTAGTGATGCGTGGTACGCTGGGCAGAGTATGCATGTCTGCTTCTACGAGGGCTGGTGCGCTCGAGAGGGCGTTGAGGAGGCCCTAGAGAGGATCAAGAGGCTAGTAGAGGAGGTTGAGAAGCGGGTAGAGGCGTAA
- a CDS encoding type II toxin-antitoxin system CcdA family antitoxin produces the protein MESYVTVSTRIRKELWDKLRKYRIDVSEVINRALEEEVAKREEEEVKKMLERAGKILEKVPEERIVETIRSMREER, from the coding sequence ATGGAGTCTTATGTTACCGTGTCTACGAGGATTCGGAAAGAACTCTGGGATAAACTCCGCAAGTACCGTATTGATGTCAGCGAGGTTATAAACAGAGCTCTGGAGGAAGAGGTTGCCAAGAGGGAGGAAGAGGAAGTAAAGAAGATGCTGGAGAGGGCTGGAAAGATCCTTGAGAAGGTACCGGAGGAGCGGATAGTCGAAACAATTAGGTCAATGAGGGAGGAGAGGTGA